One Dioscorea cayenensis subsp. rotundata cultivar TDr96_F1 chromosome 17, TDr96_F1_v2_PseudoChromosome.rev07_lg8_w22 25.fasta, whole genome shotgun sequence DNA window includes the following coding sequences:
- the LOC120280345 gene encoding soluble starch synthase 1, chloroplastic/amyloplastic-like isoform X2, translating to MGQCCHKVQTDHGVGLDGSTIHQMRCSSLISCIELDNGDERDGTLTKVRYNVIFVTAEATPYSKTGGLGDVCGSLPIAFATRGHRVMVVSPRYLNGSQDDKYACASDLEKHINLSCFQREQEVVYFHEYRAGVDWVFVDHPCYHRPGSLYGDEHGAFGDNQFRFTVLAHAACEAPLVLPLGGVTYGEKCLFLVNDWHASLVPPLLSAKYRPNGVYRDARSILVIHNLAHQGVEPATTYENLGLPPEWYGAMEWVYPTWVRKHPFDTGATVNLLKGAIVTADRILTVSKGYAWEITTPEGGKGLDDLLSSRNYVLDGIANGIDVDIWNPVSDKLIPFNYSVDDLYGKSLCKEALQKNLGLAVRPQCPLIAFVGRLDYQKGTDLILSAMPEILQDDVQFVMLGSGDPVTESWMRQTESLYGDDFRGCVGYTEPMAHQITAGCDIFLMPSRFEPCGLNQLYAMRYGSVPVVHHTGGLRDTVESFDHFTDEDERGTGWPFSPYSKESMLAALRTAIKTYREHKSTWKGLMKRGMSKDFTWDSAAVQYEQIMEWAFIDLPYAG from the exons ATGGGGCAGTGCTGCCACAAAGTACAAACAGATCATGGAGTGGGCCTTGATGGATCCACTATACATCAGATGAGATGCTCCTCTCTAATCTCCTGCATTGAGCTCG ATAATGGTGATGAAAGGGATGGAACACTGACGAAAGTGCGATATAATGTTATTTTTGTAACTGCTGAAGCGACACCGTACTCGAAAACAGGAGGTTTAGGTGATGTTTGTGGTTCTTTGCCAATCGCGTTTGCCACACGTGGACATCGGGTGATGGTTGTATCTCCGCGATACTTGAATGGAAGTCAAGATGATAAATATGCATGTGCAAGTGATTTGGAGAAACACATAAACTTATCTTGCTTCCAAAGAGAACAAGAAGTGGTGTATTTTCATGAATATAGAGCAGGGGTTGATTGG GTTTTTGTTGACCATCCTTGTTATCACAGACCGGGAAGTTTGTATGGTGATGAGCATGGTGCTTTTGGTGACAATCAA TTCAGATTCACAGTACTTGCTCATGCAGCATGCGAGGCTCCTTTAGTTCTTCCACTAGGAGGTGTCACTTACGGCGAGAAATGTTTGTTCCTTGTTAATGATTGGCATGCAAGTCTTGTGCCACC GCTTTTATCTGCAAAATACCGTCCAAATGGTGTCTATAGAGATGCTCGCAGTATCCTTGTTATTCATAATCTAGCACATCAG GGTGTGGAGCCAGCAACAACATATGAAAACTTAGGATTGCCACCTGAATGGTATGGAGCTATGGAATGGGTGTACCCAACGTGGGTGAGAAAACATCCCTTTGACACTGGAGCAACTGTTAATCTCTTAAAGGGTGCAATTGTCACTGCCGATCGTATATTGACTGTTAGTAAG GGTTATGCTTGGGAAATAACTACCCCTGAAGGCGGAAAGGGTCTCGATGATCTATTAAGCAGTCGCAATTATGTTTTAGATG GAATAGCAAATGGAATTGATGTTGATATTTGGAACCCTGTATCAGATAAACTTATTCCGTTTAACTATTCGGTTGATGATTTATATGGAAAG AGCCTTTGCAAAGAAGCATTACAAAAGAACCTTGGCCTTGCTGTCAGGCCTCAATGCCCATTG ATTGCATTCGTTGGAAGACTAGACTACCAAAAGGGCACTGATCTAATTTTGTCAGCTATGCCTGAGATCTTGCAGGATGATGTCCAATTT GTTATGCTTGGATCAGGAGATCCAGTTACTGAGAGCTGGATGAGACAGACTGAGTCTTTGTACGGTGATGACTTCCGGGGGTGCGTTGGATACACTGAGCCTATGGCTCACCAAATTACTGCCGG GTGTGACATATTTTTGATGCCGTCAAGATTTGAACCATGTGGTTTGAACCAATTATATGCAATGAGATATGGAAGTGTTCCAGTTGTTCATCACACTGGTGGCCTTAGA GATACTGTTGAAAGTTTTGATCATTTTACCGATGAAGATGAGCGCGGCACTGGTTGGCCATTTTCACCGTATTCAAAGGAGAGTATGTTGGCG GCATTGAGGACAGCaataaaaacatatagagaGCACAAGTCTACTTGGAAAGGACTGATGAagagaggaatgtcaaaagatTTTACATGGGATAGTGCTGCTGTTCAGTATGAGCAGATCATGGAATGGGCTTTTATTGATTTACCATATGCTGGATGA
- the LOC120280074 gene encoding uncharacterized protein LOC120280074 isoform X2, translating into MALPSTFQERLHQMEETKNRRLLLLQFEKELQAKKSYILSQTLAKIRRIEQRCLLLEKQNAELGFQILARKSEIDALDARYHDAVHQFRVLNLEIDELEMREKENDRFYEIKLVEIRDFEDCARKYLMETQQKVQDLRNSIAEGKPCHPFLKKKKKKNMSPRGFFPNFWYSRLLMKPIRDGATEAIEEALMNGQGIFIPIGLRFGFFILEFKLCQFLLLGMRLNCKSAI; encoded by the exons ATGGCGCTACCTTCCACCTTCCAAGAGAGGCTCCATCAAATGGAAGAGACCAAGAACCGACGTCTCCTTCTCCTtcag TTTGAGAAGGAGCTCCAGGCCAAGAAATCCTACATTCTATCTCAGACGCTGGCCAAAATCCGCCGGATAGAGCAGCGTTGCCTACTCCTGGAGAAGCAGAACGCCGAGCTAGGATTCCAGATCCTGGCCAGGAAATCCGAGATCGATGCCCTAGATGCTCGATACCATGATGCTGTTCATCAATTTAG ggttttgaaccTTGAGATTGATGAGTTGGAGATGCGGGAAAAGGAAAATGATCGGTTTTACGAGATTAAACTCGTCGAAATTAGGGATTTCGAGGATTGTGCTAGGAAATATCTCATGGAAACTCAGCAAAAGGTGCAGGATTTGCGGAATTCCATCGCTGAG GGAAAACCATGTcatccttttttaaaaaaaaagaaaaaaaaaaacatgtcacCACGAGGGTTCTTTCCCAATTTTTGGTATTCTCGTCTTCTAATGAAACCTATAAGGGACGGAGCGACAGAG GCAATTGAAGAAGCTCTAATGAATGGTCAAGGGATCTTCATCCCAATTGGGTTgagatttggtttttttattttggaattcaAACTTTGTCAATTTTTATTGCTCGGCATGAGATTAAATTGCAAGTCTGCTATTTGA
- the LOC120280603 gene encoding B2 protein-like, which produces MDADREFLNFSDQLRLHTTALSNLSLGDTIWSESYLTTKTTPINNDLAAGTSWKSGFGPVQKLAFADNKANRFNNDQGSIFPEKSFNYFNNSVPTGKNAFKNLNGGGKQQSVNNNAAIHGVGSGKKGGNSGKGKKNSGNDGNGGAGVDKRFKTLPPSESLPRNEAIGGYIFVCNNDTMQENLHRQLFGLPQRYRDSVRAITPGLPIFLYNYSTHQLHGIFEAASFGGTNIDPAAWEDKKKPGESRFPAQVRVMNRKNCEPLEEDSFRPILHHYDGPKFRLELSVPEALDVLDKFAEHNA; this is translated from the exons ATGGATGCCGATCGGGAGTTCCTCAACTTCAGCGACCAGCTCCGTCTCCACACCACCGCTCTCTCCAACCTCTCCTTGGGTGACACCATCTGGTCCGAATCCTACCTCACCACCAAGACGACACCGATCAATAACGATCTCGCTGCCGGAACCAGCTGGAAGTCTGGCTTCGGCCCTGTGCAAAAGCTCGCCTTTGCTGATAACAAAGCCAATAGATTCAACAACGATCAAGGCTCGATCTTTCCTGAGAAAAGCTTCAATTACTTTAATAACAGTGTTCCGACTGGGAAGAATGCGTTCAAGAATTTGAACGGTGGTGGTAAGCAGCAATCGGTGAACAATAACGCTGCTATTCATGGTGTTGGGAGTGGTAAGAAAGGAGGGAATAGTGGGAAGGGTAAGAAGAACAGTGGTAATGATGGTAATGGTGGAGCTGGTGTTGATAAACGATTCAAGACGCTGCCGCCTTCTGAGTCTTTGCCGAGAAATGAAGCGATTGGGGGATATATTTTCGTTTGCAACAATGATACCATGCAGGAGAATCTCCATAGGCAGCTGTTTG gTCTACCTCAGAGATACAGAGACTCTGTTAGAGCAATAACACCAGGATTGCCAATTTTCCTATACAACTACTCCACCCACCAACTCCATGGCATTTTTGAG GCTGCTAGTTTTGGTGGAACTAACATTGATCCAGCAGCCTGGGAAGACAAAAAGAAACCCGGAGAGTCTCGATTTCCTGCTCAG GTGAGAGTTATGAACAGGAAGAATTGTGAACCCTTGGAGGAAGACTCCTTCAGGCCTATCCTCCACCATTATGATGGTCCGAAGTTCAGACTGGAGCTGAGTGTTCCTGAG GCGCTGGATGTCCTTGACAAATTTGCTGAACATAATGCTTGA
- the LOC120280345 gene encoding soluble starch synthase 1, chloroplastic/amyloplastic-like isoform X1 gives MLELLQDDVQFVGVFTTFEGECVGGIVDSYKYIGKIQVFVGRTDEARNVERFFMGQCCHKVQTDHGVGLDGSTIHQMRCSSLISCIELDNGDERDGTLTKVRYNVIFVTAEATPYSKTGGLGDVCGSLPIAFATRGHRVMVVSPRYLNGSQDDKYACASDLEKHINLSCFQREQEVVYFHEYRAGVDWVFVDHPCYHRPGSLYGDEHGAFGDNQFRFTVLAHAACEAPLVLPLGGVTYGEKCLFLVNDWHASLVPPLLSAKYRPNGVYRDARSILVIHNLAHQGVEPATTYENLGLPPEWYGAMEWVYPTWVRKHPFDTGATVNLLKGAIVTADRILTVSKGYAWEITTPEGGKGLDDLLSSRNYVLDGIANGIDVDIWNPVSDKLIPFNYSVDDLYGKSLCKEALQKNLGLAVRPQCPLIAFVGRLDYQKGTDLILSAMPEILQDDVQFVMLGSGDPVTESWMRQTESLYGDDFRGCVGYTEPMAHQITAGCDIFLMPSRFEPCGLNQLYAMRYGSVPVVHHTGGLRDTVESFDHFTDEDERGTGWPFSPYSKESMLAALRTAIKTYREHKSTWKGLMKRGMSKDFTWDSAAVQYEQIMEWAFIDLPYAG, from the exons ATGCTGGAGCTATTGCAGGATGATGTCCAATTT GTAGGTGTTTTCACCACTTTTGAAGGAGAGTGTGTTGGTG GCATTGTGGACAGCTATAAATACATAGGGAAGATACAAGTCTTCGTAGGAAGGACTGATGAAGCGAGGAATGTTGAAAGATTTTTCATGGGGCAGTGCTGCCACAAAGTACAAACAGATCATGGAGTGGGCCTTGATGGATCCACTATACATCAGATGAGATGCTCCTCTCTAATCTCCTGCATTGAGCTCG ATAATGGTGATGAAAGGGATGGAACACTGACGAAAGTGCGATATAATGTTATTTTTGTAACTGCTGAAGCGACACCGTACTCGAAAACAGGAGGTTTAGGTGATGTTTGTGGTTCTTTGCCAATCGCGTTTGCCACACGTGGACATCGGGTGATGGTTGTATCTCCGCGATACTTGAATGGAAGTCAAGATGATAAATATGCATGTGCAAGTGATTTGGAGAAACACATAAACTTATCTTGCTTCCAAAGAGAACAAGAAGTGGTGTATTTTCATGAATATAGAGCAGGGGTTGATTGG GTTTTTGTTGACCATCCTTGTTATCACAGACCGGGAAGTTTGTATGGTGATGAGCATGGTGCTTTTGGTGACAATCAA TTCAGATTCACAGTACTTGCTCATGCAGCATGCGAGGCTCCTTTAGTTCTTCCACTAGGAGGTGTCACTTACGGCGAGAAATGTTTGTTCCTTGTTAATGATTGGCATGCAAGTCTTGTGCCACC GCTTTTATCTGCAAAATACCGTCCAAATGGTGTCTATAGAGATGCTCGCAGTATCCTTGTTATTCATAATCTAGCACATCAG GGTGTGGAGCCAGCAACAACATATGAAAACTTAGGATTGCCACCTGAATGGTATGGAGCTATGGAATGGGTGTACCCAACGTGGGTGAGAAAACATCCCTTTGACACTGGAGCAACTGTTAATCTCTTAAAGGGTGCAATTGTCACTGCCGATCGTATATTGACTGTTAGTAAG GGTTATGCTTGGGAAATAACTACCCCTGAAGGCGGAAAGGGTCTCGATGATCTATTAAGCAGTCGCAATTATGTTTTAGATG GAATAGCAAATGGAATTGATGTTGATATTTGGAACCCTGTATCAGATAAACTTATTCCGTTTAACTATTCGGTTGATGATTTATATGGAAAG AGCCTTTGCAAAGAAGCATTACAAAAGAACCTTGGCCTTGCTGTCAGGCCTCAATGCCCATTG ATTGCATTCGTTGGAAGACTAGACTACCAAAAGGGCACTGATCTAATTTTGTCAGCTATGCCTGAGATCTTGCAGGATGATGTCCAATTT GTTATGCTTGGATCAGGAGATCCAGTTACTGAGAGCTGGATGAGACAGACTGAGTCTTTGTACGGTGATGACTTCCGGGGGTGCGTTGGATACACTGAGCCTATGGCTCACCAAATTACTGCCGG GTGTGACATATTTTTGATGCCGTCAAGATTTGAACCATGTGGTTTGAACCAATTATATGCAATGAGATATGGAAGTGTTCCAGTTGTTCATCACACTGGTGGCCTTAGA GATACTGTTGAAAGTTTTGATCATTTTACCGATGAAGATGAGCGCGGCACTGGTTGGCCATTTTCACCGTATTCAAAGGAGAGTATGTTGGCG GCATTGAGGACAGCaataaaaacatatagagaGCACAAGTCTACTTGGAAAGGACTGATGAagagaggaatgtcaaaagatTTTACATGGGATAGTGCTGCTGTTCAGTATGAGCAGATCATGGAATGGGCTTTTATTGATTTACCATATGCTGGATGA
- the LOC120280074 gene encoding uncharacterized protein LOC120280074 isoform X3, which yields MALPSTFQERLHQMEETKNRRLLLLQFEKELQAKKSYILSQTLAKIRRIEQRCLLLEKQNAELGFQILARKSEIDALDARYHDAVHQFRVLNLEIDELEMREKENDRFYEIKLVEIRDFEDCARKYLMETQQKVQDLRNSIAEAIEEALMNGQGIFIPIGLRFGFFILEFKLCQFLLLGMRLNCKSAI from the exons ATGGCGCTACCTTCCACCTTCCAAGAGAGGCTCCATCAAATGGAAGAGACCAAGAACCGACGTCTCCTTCTCCTtcag TTTGAGAAGGAGCTCCAGGCCAAGAAATCCTACATTCTATCTCAGACGCTGGCCAAAATCCGCCGGATAGAGCAGCGTTGCCTACTCCTGGAGAAGCAGAACGCCGAGCTAGGATTCCAGATCCTGGCCAGGAAATCCGAGATCGATGCCCTAGATGCTCGATACCATGATGCTGTTCATCAATTTAG ggttttgaaccTTGAGATTGATGAGTTGGAGATGCGGGAAAAGGAAAATGATCGGTTTTACGAGATTAAACTCGTCGAAATTAGGGATTTCGAGGATTGTGCTAGGAAATATCTCATGGAAACTCAGCAAAAGGTGCAGGATTTGCGGAATTCCATCGCTGAG GCAATTGAAGAAGCTCTAATGAATGGTCAAGGGATCTTCATCCCAATTGGGTTgagatttggtttttttattttggaattcaAACTTTGTCAATTTTTATTGCTCGGCATGAGATTAAATTGCAAGTCTGCTATTTGA
- the LOC120280074 gene encoding uncharacterized protein LOC120280074 isoform X1: MALPSTFQERLHQMEETKNRRLLLLQFEKELQAKKSYILSQTLAKIRRIEQRCLLLEKQNAELGFQILARKSEIDALDARYHDAVHQFRVLNLEIDELEMREKENDRFYEIKLVEIRDFEDCARKYLMETQQKVQDLRNSIAELKSTLKDSQNNAKFTENVEVTAAEARKVELLDIKDKLDRTLASNYQLRALLQKQLQKMLILQQKESKTQPAMVNQETITPTVQRER, encoded by the exons ATGGCGCTACCTTCCACCTTCCAAGAGAGGCTCCATCAAATGGAAGAGACCAAGAACCGACGTCTCCTTCTCCTtcag TTTGAGAAGGAGCTCCAGGCCAAGAAATCCTACATTCTATCTCAGACGCTGGCCAAAATCCGCCGGATAGAGCAGCGTTGCCTACTCCTGGAGAAGCAGAACGCCGAGCTAGGATTCCAGATCCTGGCCAGGAAATCCGAGATCGATGCCCTAGATGCTCGATACCATGATGCTGTTCATCAATTTAG ggttttgaaccTTGAGATTGATGAGTTGGAGATGCGGGAAAAGGAAAATGATCGGTTTTACGAGATTAAACTCGTCGAAATTAGGGATTTCGAGGATTGTGCTAGGAAATATCTCATGGAAACTCAGCAAAAGGTGCAGGATTTGCGGAATTCCATCGCTGAG CTCAAATCAACCCTTAAAGATAGTCAGAACAATGCAAAATTTACAGAAAATGTTGAGGTAACTGCAGCAGAGGCAAGGAAAGTGGAACTTCTTGATATTAAAGACAAGTTGGACAGGACTTTGGCCTCAAACTACCAGTTGAGGGCATTATTGCAGAAACAGCTGCAGAAAATGTTAATCTTACAACAGAAAGAAAGTAAAACTCAACCAGCCATGGTGAATCAGGAAACTATTACACCTACAGTGCAACGAGAACGATAA